The proteins below come from a single Mycobacterium parmense genomic window:
- the treZ gene encoding malto-oligosyltrehalose trehalohydrolase encodes MTEFRVWAPKPELVRLDVEGEVHPMTRSDDGWWHASVDAAPDARYGYLLDDDPTVLPDPRSPRQPDGVHARSQLWDPAAARWTDTDWPGRAVEGAVIYELHLGTFTGEGTFDAAIEKLDYLVDLGIDFVELMPVNSFAGTHGWGYDGVLWYSVHEPYGGPDGLVRFVDACHAKGLGVLIDAVFNHLGPSGNYLPKFGPYLSSASNPWGEGINIADADSDEVRRYIIGCALRWMRDFHADGLRLDAVHALVDTTAIHILEEMATETDWLSQQLGRPLSLIAESDLNDPRLITVRDRGGYGLTGQWADDIHHAIHTAVSGERQGYYGDFGSLATLAQTLRHGYFHAATYSSFRHRRHGRPLDASSIPATRLVAYTCTHDQVGNRALGDRPSQNLTGGQLAVKAALVLGSPYTAMLFMGEEYGASTPFQFFSSHPEPELAEATRKGRKAEFAEHGWDADDIPDPQDPETFRRSKLDWDEIDTGEHARLHRLYRDLIALRHNDADLADPWLGNLTVDYDEDERWLVMQRGRLRIVCNLGAEPVKVPVSGDVVLGWGEPTADGDSTLLGGHSFAILRRG; translated from the coding sequence ATGACTGAATTCCGCGTGTGGGCCCCCAAACCGGAGCTGGTGCGCCTCGATGTCGAGGGCGAGGTGCACCCGATGACCCGCTCGGATGACGGGTGGTGGCACGCATCGGTCGACGCGGCGCCCGACGCCCGGTACGGGTATCTGCTCGACGACGACCCCACCGTGCTGCCCGACCCGCGGTCGCCGCGGCAGCCCGACGGCGTGCACGCCCGCTCGCAGCTGTGGGATCCCGCCGCCGCCCGCTGGACCGACACCGACTGGCCGGGCCGGGCCGTCGAAGGCGCGGTGATCTACGAGCTGCACCTGGGGACGTTCACCGGCGAGGGCACCTTCGACGCGGCCATCGAGAAGCTGGACTATCTGGTGGATCTGGGCATCGACTTCGTCGAGCTGATGCCGGTGAACTCCTTCGCCGGCACGCACGGCTGGGGATACGACGGCGTGCTGTGGTACAGCGTGCACGAACCCTACGGCGGCCCCGACGGCCTGGTCCGGTTCGTCGACGCCTGCCACGCAAAGGGTTTGGGCGTCCTGATCGACGCGGTGTTCAATCACCTCGGGCCGTCCGGCAACTACCTGCCGAAGTTCGGGCCCTACCTGTCCTCGGCGAGCAACCCGTGGGGCGAGGGCATCAACATCGCCGACGCCGACTCCGACGAGGTGCGCCGCTACATCATCGGCTGTGCGCTGCGCTGGATGCGCGACTTCCACGCCGACGGCCTGCGCCTGGATGCCGTGCACGCGCTGGTGGACACCACCGCCATCCACATCCTCGAAGAGATGGCGACCGAAACCGACTGGCTGTCGCAGCAACTGGGCAGGCCGCTGTCGCTGATCGCCGAAAGTGACCTCAACGACCCGCGGCTGATCACTGTCCGCGATCGGGGTGGCTACGGGCTCACCGGGCAGTGGGCCGACGACATCCACCACGCCATCCACACCGCGGTGTCCGGGGAACGCCAGGGTTACTACGGGGACTTCGGCTCGCTGGCCACCCTGGCGCAGACGTTGCGGCACGGTTACTTTCACGCGGCGACGTATTCGTCCTTCCGGCACCGCCGGCACGGGCGCCCGCTGGACGCGAGTTCCATCCCGGCCACCCGACTGGTCGCCTACACCTGCACCCACGACCAGGTCGGAAACCGCGCCCTGGGTGACCGCCCGTCGCAGAACCTGACGGGCGGGCAGCTGGCCGTGAAGGCCGCCCTGGTGCTCGGATCGCCCTACACCGCAATGCTTTTCATGGGTGAGGAGTACGGCGCGTCGACACCGTTCCAGTTCTTCAGCTCACACCCCGAACCCGAGCTGGCCGAGGCGACGCGCAAGGGCCGTAAAGCCGAGTTCGCCGAGCACGGCTGGGACGCCGACGACATCCCCGACCCGCAGGACCCGGAGACGTTCCGGCGCTCCAAGCTGGACTGGGACGAGATCGACACCGGCGAGCACGCCCGCCTGCACCGGCTGTACCGCGACCTGATCGCCCTGCGCCACAACGACGCCGACCTGGCCGACCCCTGGCTGGGGAACCTGACGGTCGACTACGACGAGGACGAGCGCTGGCTCGTGATGCAGCGCGGCCGGCTGCGTATCGTATGCAACCTCGGCGCCGAGCCGGTGAAGGTGCCCGTCAGCGGCGACGTGGTGCTCGGCTGGGGCGAGCCGACCGCCGACGGCGACAGCACGCTGCTCGGGGGCCACTCATTCGCCATCCTGCGCCGCGGATAA
- a CDS encoding pyridoxamine 5'-phosphate oxidase family protein gives MDAAYHPTPRTTPTRHRERARYDRDTVHAILDEALICHLGYLSAGEPVVLPTTHARLGETLYLHGSSGSGPVQAAGAAPAGLPVCVTVTLLDGLVLARAALHHSMNFRSVVVRGAARVVGDPAERSRALNRLLDHVAPGRSADCRAPDARELAATGVLAVDLAEVSAKVRTGGPVDDPEDQSLPHWAGVVPLSLAAGEPRAAADLDPGIPLPDYLGRTRAPYSRYR, from the coding sequence ATGGACGCCGCATACCATCCCACGCCGCGCACGACGCCGACTCGCCACCGGGAGCGCGCCCGCTACGACCGCGACACCGTGCACGCCATCCTCGACGAGGCACTGATCTGCCATCTGGGCTACCTGAGCGCCGGGGAGCCGGTGGTGTTGCCCACGACGCACGCACGCCTCGGCGAGACGCTCTACCTGCACGGGTCGTCGGGCAGCGGACCGGTGCAGGCGGCCGGGGCGGCGCCGGCCGGACTGCCCGTCTGCGTCACCGTCACCCTGCTCGACGGGCTGGTGCTCGCCCGCGCCGCGCTGCACCATTCGATGAATTTTCGCTCGGTGGTGGTGCGCGGCGCCGCGCGCGTGGTCGGCGACCCGGCCGAGCGGTCGCGCGCACTGAACCGCCTGCTCGATCACGTCGCACCGGGCCGGTCCGCCGACTGCCGAGCCCCCGACGCGCGCGAACTCGCGGCGACCGGCGTGCTGGCCGTCGACCTCGCCGAGGTCTCGGCCAAGGTTCGCACCGGCGGCCCCGTCGACGACCCCGAAGACCAGTCCCTGCCGCACTGGGCCGGCGTCGTACCCCTGAGCCTGGCGGCCGGAGAGCCCAGGGCCGCAGCGGATCTCGACCCCGGCATCCCGCTGCCCGACTACCTGGGCAGAACCCGCGCGCCCTACAGCAGATACCGGTAG
- the ilvA gene encoding threonine ammonia-lyase, whose product MSAEPSSNPHAPSSPLSAADIDAAAERIAPVVTPTPLQFSDRLSQITGAQVYLKREDLQVVRSYKLRGAYNLLVQLSDEELSAGVVCSSAGNHAQGFAFACRALGVRGRVYVPAKTPKQKRDRIRYHGGEFIDLIVGGTTYDLAAEAALADVERTGATLVPPYDDLRTMAGQGTIAVELLAQLDGEPDLVVVPVGGGGCIAGITTYLAARTTNTSVLGIEPAGAAAMMAALAAGEPVTLDHVDQFVDGAAVRQAGALPYAALAAAGDMVSITAVDEGAVCTAMLDLYQNEGIVAEPAGALSVAGLLEADIAPGSVVVCLISGGNNDVSRYGEVLERSLVHLGLKHYFLVDFPQEPGALRRFLFDVLGPNDDITLFEYVKRNNRETGEALVGIELGSSADLDGLLARIRATEIHVEILEPGSAAYRYLL is encoded by the coding sequence GTGTCCGCCGAACCGAGCAGCAACCCGCACGCCCCGTCCTCGCCGCTGTCCGCGGCGGACATCGACGCGGCGGCCGAGCGGATCGCGCCGGTGGTCACGCCCACCCCGTTGCAGTTCAGCGACCGGTTGTCGCAGATCACCGGCGCGCAGGTGTACCTCAAGCGCGAGGACCTGCAGGTGGTGCGGTCCTACAAGCTGCGCGGTGCCTACAACCTGCTGGTTCAGCTCTCCGACGAGGAGCTGTCGGCGGGCGTGGTGTGCTCCTCGGCGGGCAACCACGCGCAGGGTTTCGCCTTCGCGTGCCGGGCGCTGGGGGTGCGGGGCCGCGTCTACGTGCCCGCCAAGACGCCCAAGCAGAAGCGTGACCGGATCCGCTACCACGGCGGCGAGTTCATCGATCTGATCGTCGGGGGAACGACGTACGACCTGGCCGCCGAGGCCGCGCTGGCCGACGTCGAACGCACCGGCGCCACGCTGGTGCCGCCGTACGACGACCTGCGCACCATGGCGGGCCAGGGCACCATCGCCGTCGAACTGCTCGCCCAGCTCGACGGCGAACCCGACCTGGTGGTGGTGCCCGTGGGCGGTGGCGGGTGCATCGCGGGGATCACGACGTACCTGGCCGCGCGGACGACGAACACGTCGGTGCTCGGCATCGAGCCGGCCGGGGCCGCGGCGATGATGGCGGCGCTGGCCGCCGGCGAGCCGGTGACGCTGGACCACGTCGACCAGTTCGTCGACGGCGCCGCGGTGCGACAGGCGGGCGCGCTGCCCTACGCCGCGCTGGCCGCCGCCGGTGACATGGTGTCGATCACCGCGGTCGACGAGGGGGCGGTCTGCACCGCGATGCTCGACCTCTACCAGAACGAGGGCATCGTCGCCGAGCCGGCGGGCGCGCTGTCGGTCGCGGGCCTGCTCGAAGCCGACATCGCACCCGGATCCGTAGTGGTGTGCCTCATCTCGGGCGGCAACAACGACGTGTCCCGATACGGCGAGGTGCTCGAACGCTCGCTGGTTCACCTGGGCCTCAAACACTATTTTCTGGTGGACTTCCCCCAGGAGCCGGGCGCGCTGCGCCGCTTCCTGTTCGACGTTCTCGGGCCCAACGACGACATCACCTTGTTCGAGTACGTCAAACGCAACAACCGCGAGACCGGCGAGGCGCTGGTGGGCATCGAGCTGGGATCGTCAGCAGATCTCGACGGGCTGCTGGCCCGCATCCGCGCGACCGAGATCCACGTCGAGATCCTGGAGCCCGGTTCGGCGGCCTACCGGTATCTGCTGTAG